One Siniperca chuatsi isolate FFG_IHB_CAS linkage group LG3, ASM2008510v1, whole genome shotgun sequence genomic region harbors:
- the LOC122873697 gene encoding oxysterol-binding protein 1-like isoform X1 encodes MSEPKPPTPTPGDTYKGWLFKWTNYIKGYQRRWFVLSNGLLSYYRTQAEMGHTCRGTINLATANIAVEDSCNFVISNGGAQTYHLKASSEVERQRWITALELAKAKAVHMQAESDDSGDDCPAVHPTSGQGGGCRNSEVQSTLRTLNSKVEDLTTCNDLIVKHGSALQRSLSELEGIRVGGDMGEKIRQVTERATLFRITSNAMINACRDFLSLAQSHSKRWQKALQVERDQRIRLEETLEQLAKQHNHLERAFRGATVLPSSFSNPALGSKGGVSGKGDASDEDDDNEFFDAMEDPAEFITVPADPKYHRRSGSNVSGISSETGIDDQSVNFDELSLASNPESPQPLELEPVRQRRTRIPDKPNYYLNLWSIMKNCIGKELSKIPMPVNFNEPLSMLQRLSEDLEYYELLDKAAKCQSSLEQMCYVAAFTVSSYSTTVHRTGKPFNPLLGETFELDRLRECGYRSLCEQVSHHPPAAAHHAISEKGWSLRQEITLASKFRGKYLSIMPLGSIQCIFDKSNNHYSWKKVTTTVHNIIVGKLWIDQSGEIDVVNHRTGDRCHLKFAPYSYFSRDVPRKVTGVVTDKDGKAHYVLSGTWDEKMEFSRVMQSSKGENGTEGKQRTVYQTLKAKEIWTKNPLPEGAENMYYFSSLALTLNEPEEGVAPTDSRRRPDQRLMEDGRWDEANAEKQRLEEKQRTTRREREREAVKAASSPEEAVTEDSINDSPLKTDAEETGTEANEVSDETDTEDSPPHTPVASPYGPSLFPYLMEGKEGPYGAQVKSAHQDNYQALWFEKLDDPVSGETLHVYKGGYWEAKDQGSWDMCPDIF; translated from the exons ATGTCGGAGCCTAAGCCCCCTACTCCAACCCCAGGAGACACGTACAAGGGTTGGCTCTTCAAATGGACTAACTACATTAAAGGTTACCAGAGACGCTGGTTTGTTCTGAGCAATGGACTGCTGTCTTACTATAG GACCCAGGCCGAGATGGGTCACACATGCCGAGGCACCATCAACTTGGCCACAGCCAATATTGCTGTGGAGGACTCCTGCAATTTTGTCATTTCCAACGGAGGGGCGCAGACCTACCACTTGAAGGCCAGCTCAGAAGTAGAGCGCCAGCGATGGATCACTGCCCTGGAGCTCGCCAAGGCAAAGGCTGTCCACATGCAGGCTGAGTCTG ATGACTCGGGTGACGATTGTCCTGCAGTGCACCCGACCTCAGGACAGGGTGGAGGCTGCCGTAACTCAGAAGTCCAGTCCACACTACGCACACTCAACAGCAAGGTGGAGGACCTAACCACCTGCAACGATCTCATTGTCAAACATGGGTCTGCCCTCCAAAG gtctttGTCAGAACTGGAGGGGATTCGTGTCGGAGGGGACATGGGGGAAAAGATCAGACAAGTTACAGAAAGAGCCACACTATTCAGAATCACCTCTAATGCCATGATCAAT GCATGTAGAGACTTCCTCTCCCTGGCCCAGAGCCACAGTAAGCGCTGGCAGAAGGCCTTACAGGTTGAAAGAGACCAGAGGATACGGCTGGAGGAGACTCTGGAGCAGCTGGCCAAACAGCACAACCACTTGGAAAGAGCTTTCAGGGGAGCTACAGTTCTCCCCTCTTCATTCAGCAATCCCGCCTTGGGTAGCAAAG GTGGTGTTTCAGGAAAAGGTGATGCCAGTGACGAGGATGATGACAATGAGTTCTTTGATGCTATGGAAGACCCAGCAGAGTTTATTACTGTCCCTGCTGACCCCAAGTATCACAG GAGATCTGGCAGCAACGTTAGTGGGATTAGCAGTGAGACTGGAATTGACGATCAGTCGGTAAAT TTTGATGAACTGTCTTTGGCATCCAATCCAGAGTCTCCACAGCCCCTTGAGCTAGAGCCAGTTAGACAAAGACGGACTCGTATCCCCGACAAGCCAAACTATTACCTCAATCTGTGGAGCATCATGAAGAATTGTATTGGAAAGGAGCTCTCAAAGATACCAATGCCT GTGAATTTCAATGAGCCTCTCTCAATGCTGCAACGTCTATCTGAAGACCTGGAGTACTACGAGCTGCTGGATAAGGCTGCTAAATGTCAGAGCTCTCTAGAGCAGATGTGTTATGTGGCCGCTTTCACAGTCTCTTCCTACTCCACCACTGTCCACCGCACAGGAAAACCCTTCAATCCTCTGCTGGGAGAAACCTTTGAGCTTGATCGGTTAAGAGAGTGTGGCTACCGCTCCCTCTGTGAACAG GTGAGCCACCACCCACCTGCTGCAGCTCACCATGCCATCTCTGAAAAGGGCTGGAGCCTCAGACAAGAAATTACCCTGGCCAGCAAGTTTAGAGGAAAATATCTCTCTATCATGCCTTTGG GTTCTATCCAGTGTATATTTGACAAGAGCAACAATCACTACTCTTGGAAGAAAGTGACTACAACAGTACACAACATCATTGTTGGAAAATTATGGATTGACCAG TCAGGGGAGATAGATGTGGTGAACCACAGGACAGGAGATCGCTGTCACCTGAAGTTTGCTCCCTACAGTTACTTCTCCAGAGATGTACCAAGAAAG GTAACAGGAGTAGTAACAGATAAGGATGGGAAGGCCCATTATGTGCTATCAGGAACCTGGGATGAGAAGATGGAGTTTTCCAGGGTAATGCAGAGCAGTAAAGGCGAGAACGGCACTGAAGGCAAACAGAGAACTGTCTATCAGACCCTCAAAGCCAAAGAAATCTGGACAAAGAACCCTTTACC AGAGGGAGCAGAGAACATGTACTACTTCTCCTCACTGGCCTTGACGCTCAATGAACCTGAAGAGGGAGTGGCGCCAACAGACAGTCGACGACGCCCTGACCAGCGGTTAATGGAGGATGGCCGTTGGGATGAGGCCAACGCAGAGAAACAAAGGCTAGAAGAGAAACAGCGCACCACCCGtcgagaaagggagagggaggctgTTAAAGCAGCCAGCTCACCTGAGGAag CTGTCACTGAGGATTCAATCAATGATTCACCCTTGAAAA cTGATGCAGAGGAGACTGGCACAGAAGCAAATGAGGTTTCTGATGAAA CTGACACAGAGGACTCTCCCCCTCATACACCTGTTGCAT CCCCTTATGGACCATCGCTCTTCCCTTATCTAA TGGAAGGCAAGGAAGGTCCTTATGGAGCTCAAGTCAAAA GCGCCCATCAAGACAACTACCAAGCACTGTGGTTTGAGAAGTTAGACGACCCTGTATCCGGAGAGACCTTGCATGTCTACAAGGGCGGTTACTGGGAGGCGAAGGACCAAGGCAGCTGGGACATGTGCCCTGACATCTTCTGA
- the LOC122873697 gene encoding oxysterol-binding protein 1-like isoform X2 has translation MSEPKPPTPTPGDTYKGWLFKWTNYIKGYQRRWFVLSNGLLSYYRTQAEMGHTCRGTINLATANIAVEDSCNFVISNGGAQTYHLKASSEVERQRWITALELAKAKAVHMQAESDDSGDDCPAVHPTSGQGGGCRNSEVQSTLRTLNSKVEDLTTCNDLIVKHGSALQRSLSELEGIRVGGDMGEKIRQVTERATLFRITSNAMINACRDFLSLAQSHSKRWQKALQVERDQRIRLEETLEQLAKQHNHLERAFRGATVLPSSFSNPALGSKGGVSGKGDASDEDDDNEFFDAMEDPAEFITVPADPKYHRRSGSNVSGISSETGIDDQSFDELSLASNPESPQPLELEPVRQRRTRIPDKPNYYLNLWSIMKNCIGKELSKIPMPVNFNEPLSMLQRLSEDLEYYELLDKAAKCQSSLEQMCYVAAFTVSSYSTTVHRTGKPFNPLLGETFELDRLRECGYRSLCEQVSHHPPAAAHHAISEKGWSLRQEITLASKFRGKYLSIMPLGSIQCIFDKSNNHYSWKKVTTTVHNIIVGKLWIDQSGEIDVVNHRTGDRCHLKFAPYSYFSRDVPRKVTGVVTDKDGKAHYVLSGTWDEKMEFSRVMQSSKGENGTEGKQRTVYQTLKAKEIWTKNPLPEGAENMYYFSSLALTLNEPEEGVAPTDSRRRPDQRLMEDGRWDEANAEKQRLEEKQRTTRREREREAVKAASSPEEAVTEDSINDSPLKTDAEETGTEANEVSDETDTEDSPPHTPVASPYGPSLFPYLMEGKEGPYGAQVKSAHQDNYQALWFEKLDDPVSGETLHVYKGGYWEAKDQGSWDMCPDIF, from the exons ATGTCGGAGCCTAAGCCCCCTACTCCAACCCCAGGAGACACGTACAAGGGTTGGCTCTTCAAATGGACTAACTACATTAAAGGTTACCAGAGACGCTGGTTTGTTCTGAGCAATGGACTGCTGTCTTACTATAG GACCCAGGCCGAGATGGGTCACACATGCCGAGGCACCATCAACTTGGCCACAGCCAATATTGCTGTGGAGGACTCCTGCAATTTTGTCATTTCCAACGGAGGGGCGCAGACCTACCACTTGAAGGCCAGCTCAGAAGTAGAGCGCCAGCGATGGATCACTGCCCTGGAGCTCGCCAAGGCAAAGGCTGTCCACATGCAGGCTGAGTCTG ATGACTCGGGTGACGATTGTCCTGCAGTGCACCCGACCTCAGGACAGGGTGGAGGCTGCCGTAACTCAGAAGTCCAGTCCACACTACGCACACTCAACAGCAAGGTGGAGGACCTAACCACCTGCAACGATCTCATTGTCAAACATGGGTCTGCCCTCCAAAG gtctttGTCAGAACTGGAGGGGATTCGTGTCGGAGGGGACATGGGGGAAAAGATCAGACAAGTTACAGAAAGAGCCACACTATTCAGAATCACCTCTAATGCCATGATCAAT GCATGTAGAGACTTCCTCTCCCTGGCCCAGAGCCACAGTAAGCGCTGGCAGAAGGCCTTACAGGTTGAAAGAGACCAGAGGATACGGCTGGAGGAGACTCTGGAGCAGCTGGCCAAACAGCACAACCACTTGGAAAGAGCTTTCAGGGGAGCTACAGTTCTCCCCTCTTCATTCAGCAATCCCGCCTTGGGTAGCAAAG GTGGTGTTTCAGGAAAAGGTGATGCCAGTGACGAGGATGATGACAATGAGTTCTTTGATGCTATGGAAGACCCAGCAGAGTTTATTACTGTCCCTGCTGACCCCAAGTATCACAG GAGATCTGGCAGCAACGTTAGTGGGATTAGCAGTGAGACTGGAATTGACGATCAGTCG TTTGATGAACTGTCTTTGGCATCCAATCCAGAGTCTCCACAGCCCCTTGAGCTAGAGCCAGTTAGACAAAGACGGACTCGTATCCCCGACAAGCCAAACTATTACCTCAATCTGTGGAGCATCATGAAGAATTGTATTGGAAAGGAGCTCTCAAAGATACCAATGCCT GTGAATTTCAATGAGCCTCTCTCAATGCTGCAACGTCTATCTGAAGACCTGGAGTACTACGAGCTGCTGGATAAGGCTGCTAAATGTCAGAGCTCTCTAGAGCAGATGTGTTATGTGGCCGCTTTCACAGTCTCTTCCTACTCCACCACTGTCCACCGCACAGGAAAACCCTTCAATCCTCTGCTGGGAGAAACCTTTGAGCTTGATCGGTTAAGAGAGTGTGGCTACCGCTCCCTCTGTGAACAG GTGAGCCACCACCCACCTGCTGCAGCTCACCATGCCATCTCTGAAAAGGGCTGGAGCCTCAGACAAGAAATTACCCTGGCCAGCAAGTTTAGAGGAAAATATCTCTCTATCATGCCTTTGG GTTCTATCCAGTGTATATTTGACAAGAGCAACAATCACTACTCTTGGAAGAAAGTGACTACAACAGTACACAACATCATTGTTGGAAAATTATGGATTGACCAG TCAGGGGAGATAGATGTGGTGAACCACAGGACAGGAGATCGCTGTCACCTGAAGTTTGCTCCCTACAGTTACTTCTCCAGAGATGTACCAAGAAAG GTAACAGGAGTAGTAACAGATAAGGATGGGAAGGCCCATTATGTGCTATCAGGAACCTGGGATGAGAAGATGGAGTTTTCCAGGGTAATGCAGAGCAGTAAAGGCGAGAACGGCACTGAAGGCAAACAGAGAACTGTCTATCAGACCCTCAAAGCCAAAGAAATCTGGACAAAGAACCCTTTACC AGAGGGAGCAGAGAACATGTACTACTTCTCCTCACTGGCCTTGACGCTCAATGAACCTGAAGAGGGAGTGGCGCCAACAGACAGTCGACGACGCCCTGACCAGCGGTTAATGGAGGATGGCCGTTGGGATGAGGCCAACGCAGAGAAACAAAGGCTAGAAGAGAAACAGCGCACCACCCGtcgagaaagggagagggaggctgTTAAAGCAGCCAGCTCACCTGAGGAag CTGTCACTGAGGATTCAATCAATGATTCACCCTTGAAAA cTGATGCAGAGGAGACTGGCACAGAAGCAAATGAGGTTTCTGATGAAA CTGACACAGAGGACTCTCCCCCTCATACACCTGTTGCAT CCCCTTATGGACCATCGCTCTTCCCTTATCTAA TGGAAGGCAAGGAAGGTCCTTATGGAGCTCAAGTCAAAA GCGCCCATCAAGACAACTACCAAGCACTGTGGTTTGAGAAGTTAGACGACCCTGTATCCGGAGAGACCTTGCATGTCTACAAGGGCGGTTACTGGGAGGCGAAGGACCAAGGCAGCTGGGACATGTGCCCTGACATCTTCTGA
- the LOC122873697 gene encoding oxysterol-binding protein 1-like isoform X9: protein MSEPKPPTPTPGDTYKGWLFKWTNYIKGYQRRWFVLSNGLLSYYRTQAEMGHTCRGTINLATANIAVEDSCNFVISNGGAQTYHLKASSEVERQRWITALELAKAKAVHMQAESDDSGDDCPAVHPTSGQGGGCRNSEVQSTLRTLNSKVEDLTTCNDLIVKHGSALQRSLSELEGIRVGGDMGEKIRQVTERATLFRITSNAMINACRDFLSLAQSHSKRWQKALQVERDQRIRLEETLEQLAKQHNHLERAFRGATVLPSSFSNPALGSKGGVSGKGDASDEDDDNEFFDAMEDPAEFITVPADPKYHRRSGSNVSGISSETGIDDQSFDELSLASNPESPQPLELEPVRQRRTRIPDKPNYYLNLWSIMKNCIGKELSKIPMPVNFNEPLSMLQRLSEDLEYYELLDKAAKCQSSLEQMCYVAAFTVSSYSTTVHRTGKPFNPLLGETFELDRLRECGYRSLCEQVSHHPPAAAHHAISEKGWSLRQEITLASKFRGKYLSIMPLGSIQCIFDKSNNHYSWKKVTTTVHNIIVGKLWIDQSGEIDVVNHRTGDRCHLKFAPYSYFSRDVPRKVTGVVTDKDGKAHYVLSGTWDEKMEFSRVMQSSKGENGTEGKQRTVYQTLKAKEIWTKNPLPEGAENMYYFSSLALTLNEPEEGVAPTDSRRRPDQRLMEDGRWDEANAEKQRLEEKQRTTRREREREAVKAASSPEEADAEETGTEANEVSDETDTEDSPPHTPVACAHQDNYQALWFEKLDDPVSGETLHVYKGGYWEAKDQGSWDMCPDIF from the exons ATGTCGGAGCCTAAGCCCCCTACTCCAACCCCAGGAGACACGTACAAGGGTTGGCTCTTCAAATGGACTAACTACATTAAAGGTTACCAGAGACGCTGGTTTGTTCTGAGCAATGGACTGCTGTCTTACTATAG GACCCAGGCCGAGATGGGTCACACATGCCGAGGCACCATCAACTTGGCCACAGCCAATATTGCTGTGGAGGACTCCTGCAATTTTGTCATTTCCAACGGAGGGGCGCAGACCTACCACTTGAAGGCCAGCTCAGAAGTAGAGCGCCAGCGATGGATCACTGCCCTGGAGCTCGCCAAGGCAAAGGCTGTCCACATGCAGGCTGAGTCTG ATGACTCGGGTGACGATTGTCCTGCAGTGCACCCGACCTCAGGACAGGGTGGAGGCTGCCGTAACTCAGAAGTCCAGTCCACACTACGCACACTCAACAGCAAGGTGGAGGACCTAACCACCTGCAACGATCTCATTGTCAAACATGGGTCTGCCCTCCAAAG gtctttGTCAGAACTGGAGGGGATTCGTGTCGGAGGGGACATGGGGGAAAAGATCAGACAAGTTACAGAAAGAGCCACACTATTCAGAATCACCTCTAATGCCATGATCAAT GCATGTAGAGACTTCCTCTCCCTGGCCCAGAGCCACAGTAAGCGCTGGCAGAAGGCCTTACAGGTTGAAAGAGACCAGAGGATACGGCTGGAGGAGACTCTGGAGCAGCTGGCCAAACAGCACAACCACTTGGAAAGAGCTTTCAGGGGAGCTACAGTTCTCCCCTCTTCATTCAGCAATCCCGCCTTGGGTAGCAAAG GTGGTGTTTCAGGAAAAGGTGATGCCAGTGACGAGGATGATGACAATGAGTTCTTTGATGCTATGGAAGACCCAGCAGAGTTTATTACTGTCCCTGCTGACCCCAAGTATCACAG GAGATCTGGCAGCAACGTTAGTGGGATTAGCAGTGAGACTGGAATTGACGATCAGTCG TTTGATGAACTGTCTTTGGCATCCAATCCAGAGTCTCCACAGCCCCTTGAGCTAGAGCCAGTTAGACAAAGACGGACTCGTATCCCCGACAAGCCAAACTATTACCTCAATCTGTGGAGCATCATGAAGAATTGTATTGGAAAGGAGCTCTCAAAGATACCAATGCCT GTGAATTTCAATGAGCCTCTCTCAATGCTGCAACGTCTATCTGAAGACCTGGAGTACTACGAGCTGCTGGATAAGGCTGCTAAATGTCAGAGCTCTCTAGAGCAGATGTGTTATGTGGCCGCTTTCACAGTCTCTTCCTACTCCACCACTGTCCACCGCACAGGAAAACCCTTCAATCCTCTGCTGGGAGAAACCTTTGAGCTTGATCGGTTAAGAGAGTGTGGCTACCGCTCCCTCTGTGAACAG GTGAGCCACCACCCACCTGCTGCAGCTCACCATGCCATCTCTGAAAAGGGCTGGAGCCTCAGACAAGAAATTACCCTGGCCAGCAAGTTTAGAGGAAAATATCTCTCTATCATGCCTTTGG GTTCTATCCAGTGTATATTTGACAAGAGCAACAATCACTACTCTTGGAAGAAAGTGACTACAACAGTACACAACATCATTGTTGGAAAATTATGGATTGACCAG TCAGGGGAGATAGATGTGGTGAACCACAGGACAGGAGATCGCTGTCACCTGAAGTTTGCTCCCTACAGTTACTTCTCCAGAGATGTACCAAGAAAG GTAACAGGAGTAGTAACAGATAAGGATGGGAAGGCCCATTATGTGCTATCAGGAACCTGGGATGAGAAGATGGAGTTTTCCAGGGTAATGCAGAGCAGTAAAGGCGAGAACGGCACTGAAGGCAAACAGAGAACTGTCTATCAGACCCTCAAAGCCAAAGAAATCTGGACAAAGAACCCTTTACC AGAGGGAGCAGAGAACATGTACTACTTCTCCTCACTGGCCTTGACGCTCAATGAACCTGAAGAGGGAGTGGCGCCAACAGACAGTCGACGACGCCCTGACCAGCGGTTAATGGAGGATGGCCGTTGGGATGAGGCCAACGCAGAGAAACAAAGGCTAGAAGAGAAACAGCGCACCACCCGtcgagaaagggagagggaggctgTTAAAGCAGCCAGCTCACCTGAGGAag cTGATGCAGAGGAGACTGGCACAGAAGCAAATGAGGTTTCTGATGAAA CTGACACAGAGGACTCTCCCCCTCATACACCTGTTGCAT GCGCCCATCAAGACAACTACCAAGCACTGTGGTTTGAGAAGTTAGACGACCCTGTATCCGGAGAGACCTTGCATGTCTACAAGGGCGGTTACTGGGAGGCGAAGGACCAAGGCAGCTGGGACATGTGCCCTGACATCTTCTGA
- the LOC122873697 gene encoding oxysterol-binding protein 1-like isoform X4 — MSEPKPPTPTPGDTYKGWLFKWTNYIKGYQRRWFVLSNGLLSYYRTQAEMGHTCRGTINLATANIAVEDSCNFVISNGGAQTYHLKASSEVERQRWITALELAKAKAVHMQAESDDSGDDCPAVHPTSGQGGGCRNSEVQSTLRTLNSKVEDLTTCNDLIVKHGSALQRSLSELEGIRVGGDMGEKIRQVTERATLFRITSNAMINACRDFLSLAQSHSKRWQKALQVERDQRIRLEETLEQLAKQHNHLERAFRGATVLPSSFSNPALGSKGGVSGKGDASDEDDDNEFFDAMEDPAEFITVPADPKYHRRSGSNVSGISSETGIDDQSVNFDELSLASNPESPQPLELEPVRQRRTRIPDKPNYYLNLWSIMKNCIGKELSKIPMPVNFNEPLSMLQRLSEDLEYYELLDKAAKCQSSLEQMCYVAAFTVSSYSTTVHRTGKPFNPLLGETFELDRLRECGYRSLCEQVSHHPPAAAHHAISEKGWSLRQEITLASKFRGKYLSIMPLGSIQCIFDKSNNHYSWKKVTTTVHNIIVGKLWIDQSGEIDVVNHRTGDRCHLKFAPYSYFSRDVPRKVTGVVTDKDGKAHYVLSGTWDEKMEFSRVMQSSKGENGTEGKQRTVYQTLKAKEIWTKNPLPEGAENMYYFSSLALTLNEPEEGVAPTDSRRRPDQRLMEDGRWDEANAEKQRLEEKQRTTRREREREAVKAASSPEEAVTEDSINDSPLKTDAEETGTEANEVSDETDTEDSPPHTPVASPYGPSLFPYLSAHQDNYQALWFEKLDDPVSGETLHVYKGGYWEAKDQGSWDMCPDIF, encoded by the exons ATGTCGGAGCCTAAGCCCCCTACTCCAACCCCAGGAGACACGTACAAGGGTTGGCTCTTCAAATGGACTAACTACATTAAAGGTTACCAGAGACGCTGGTTTGTTCTGAGCAATGGACTGCTGTCTTACTATAG GACCCAGGCCGAGATGGGTCACACATGCCGAGGCACCATCAACTTGGCCACAGCCAATATTGCTGTGGAGGACTCCTGCAATTTTGTCATTTCCAACGGAGGGGCGCAGACCTACCACTTGAAGGCCAGCTCAGAAGTAGAGCGCCAGCGATGGATCACTGCCCTGGAGCTCGCCAAGGCAAAGGCTGTCCACATGCAGGCTGAGTCTG ATGACTCGGGTGACGATTGTCCTGCAGTGCACCCGACCTCAGGACAGGGTGGAGGCTGCCGTAACTCAGAAGTCCAGTCCACACTACGCACACTCAACAGCAAGGTGGAGGACCTAACCACCTGCAACGATCTCATTGTCAAACATGGGTCTGCCCTCCAAAG gtctttGTCAGAACTGGAGGGGATTCGTGTCGGAGGGGACATGGGGGAAAAGATCAGACAAGTTACAGAAAGAGCCACACTATTCAGAATCACCTCTAATGCCATGATCAAT GCATGTAGAGACTTCCTCTCCCTGGCCCAGAGCCACAGTAAGCGCTGGCAGAAGGCCTTACAGGTTGAAAGAGACCAGAGGATACGGCTGGAGGAGACTCTGGAGCAGCTGGCCAAACAGCACAACCACTTGGAAAGAGCTTTCAGGGGAGCTACAGTTCTCCCCTCTTCATTCAGCAATCCCGCCTTGGGTAGCAAAG GTGGTGTTTCAGGAAAAGGTGATGCCAGTGACGAGGATGATGACAATGAGTTCTTTGATGCTATGGAAGACCCAGCAGAGTTTATTACTGTCCCTGCTGACCCCAAGTATCACAG GAGATCTGGCAGCAACGTTAGTGGGATTAGCAGTGAGACTGGAATTGACGATCAGTCGGTAAAT TTTGATGAACTGTCTTTGGCATCCAATCCAGAGTCTCCACAGCCCCTTGAGCTAGAGCCAGTTAGACAAAGACGGACTCGTATCCCCGACAAGCCAAACTATTACCTCAATCTGTGGAGCATCATGAAGAATTGTATTGGAAAGGAGCTCTCAAAGATACCAATGCCT GTGAATTTCAATGAGCCTCTCTCAATGCTGCAACGTCTATCTGAAGACCTGGAGTACTACGAGCTGCTGGATAAGGCTGCTAAATGTCAGAGCTCTCTAGAGCAGATGTGTTATGTGGCCGCTTTCACAGTCTCTTCCTACTCCACCACTGTCCACCGCACAGGAAAACCCTTCAATCCTCTGCTGGGAGAAACCTTTGAGCTTGATCGGTTAAGAGAGTGTGGCTACCGCTCCCTCTGTGAACAG GTGAGCCACCACCCACCTGCTGCAGCTCACCATGCCATCTCTGAAAAGGGCTGGAGCCTCAGACAAGAAATTACCCTGGCCAGCAAGTTTAGAGGAAAATATCTCTCTATCATGCCTTTGG GTTCTATCCAGTGTATATTTGACAAGAGCAACAATCACTACTCTTGGAAGAAAGTGACTACAACAGTACACAACATCATTGTTGGAAAATTATGGATTGACCAG TCAGGGGAGATAGATGTGGTGAACCACAGGACAGGAGATCGCTGTCACCTGAAGTTTGCTCCCTACAGTTACTTCTCCAGAGATGTACCAAGAAAG GTAACAGGAGTAGTAACAGATAAGGATGGGAAGGCCCATTATGTGCTATCAGGAACCTGGGATGAGAAGATGGAGTTTTCCAGGGTAATGCAGAGCAGTAAAGGCGAGAACGGCACTGAAGGCAAACAGAGAACTGTCTATCAGACCCTCAAAGCCAAAGAAATCTGGACAAAGAACCCTTTACC AGAGGGAGCAGAGAACATGTACTACTTCTCCTCACTGGCCTTGACGCTCAATGAACCTGAAGAGGGAGTGGCGCCAACAGACAGTCGACGACGCCCTGACCAGCGGTTAATGGAGGATGGCCGTTGGGATGAGGCCAACGCAGAGAAACAAAGGCTAGAAGAGAAACAGCGCACCACCCGtcgagaaagggagagggaggctgTTAAAGCAGCCAGCTCACCTGAGGAag CTGTCACTGAGGATTCAATCAATGATTCACCCTTGAAAA cTGATGCAGAGGAGACTGGCACAGAAGCAAATGAGGTTTCTGATGAAA CTGACACAGAGGACTCTCCCCCTCATACACCTGTTGCAT CCCCTTATGGACCATCGCTCTTCCCTTATCTAA GCGCCCATCAAGACAACTACCAAGCACTGTGGTTTGAGAAGTTAGACGACCCTGTATCCGGAGAGACCTTGCATGTCTACAAGGGCGGTTACTGGGAGGCGAAGGACCAAGGCAGCTGGGACATGTGCCCTGACATCTTCTGA